In Populus trichocarpa isolate Nisqually-1 chromosome 16, P.trichocarpa_v4.1, whole genome shotgun sequence, a genomic segment contains:
- the LOC7466076 gene encoding trihelix transcription factor GT-3b, producing the protein MEGHLHHQHHNQHHLQQYQLLQQQHHISVNVEASDKFPQWSIQETKEFLMIRAELDPTFMEKKRNKVLWEVISNKMKEKGYNRSAEQCKCKWKNLFTRYKGCETIEPEAMRQQFPFYNELQAIFTSRMQRMLRAEAEGAATGLKKKAVKLSSDDEDKNEEIIEGEKGGSRKKIKKGKAIGGTSSSGNSISLKESLEDFTKQQIQMEMQWREVFEARENERMMKEMEWRQTMKQLENDRIVMERRWREREEQRRVREEARAEKRDALITALLNKLRREDM; encoded by the exons ATGGAGGGACATCTTCACCACCAACATCACAATCAGCATCACCTACAGCAATATCAGCTGCTGCAGCAGCAACATCACATCAGTGTAAACGTAGAGGCAAGTGATAAGTTTCCTCAATGGAGTATTCAAGAAACAAAGGAGTTCTTGATGATCCGAGCAGAACTGGATCCAACTTTcatggagaagaaaagaaacaaagttttgTGGGAAgttatctctaataaaatgaaagaaaagggtTATAATCGTAGCGCAGAGCAGTGCAAGTGCAAGTGGAAGAATCTTTTTACAAGATACAAG GGTTGTGAGACGATAGAACCTGAAGCTATGAGGCAACAGTTTCCTTTCTACAATGAGTTGCAAGCGATTTTCACATCAAGGATGCAAAGAATGTTACGGGCTGAAGCTGAAGGAGCAGCGACTGGGTTGAAAAAGAAAGCAGTGAAGCTATCTTCTGACGATGAGGATAAGAATGAAGAAATTATTGAGGGCGAAAAGGGTGGCAGtagaaagaagataaaaaagggCAAGGCAATTGGTGGAACTAGTAGCAGTGGAAATAGTATTAGTTTGAAAGAGTCTTTGGAAGATTTCACGAAGCAACAGATTCAAATGGAAATGCAATGGAGAGAAGTATTTGAGGCAAGGGAAAATGAGAGGATGATGAAGGAGATGGAATGGAGACAAACCATGAAACAATTAGAGAATGATAGGATAGTGATGGAAAGaagatggagagagagagaagagcaaAGAAGGGTGAGAGAAGAGGCTAGGGCTGAGAAGAGGGATGCCCTTATCACTGCACTCCTAAACAAGCTTAGAAGAGAAGACATGTAG
- the LOC7460358 gene encoding uncharacterized protein LOC7460358, translating to MSHSHNSGSGCFSGIVRLLLCRGSHQTHPSDQRVEPITPEFFNHVKKDPKTGIDANVEAPGSTTPGVVARLMGLDSLPDTNRVPRGRSNPESVTRSRSVNFMDYLLQLDLAQAQHRRVRTSVSFREVPALMNQENHDVYVLYLDDQDKKPKKMGSKQRKSEGISFGDQMKQKNYEERSKNKEGIVTREGAVKTEKNRHNNNMKVSTSKNEPKRVSSSRQFSSVGNCDGVQFSSGFVMPHKKDVCRKSRENPRARSPVKKPVNQKEVLVESKFMKRIKKRQAYKDSQSDCSSEDSSTISIFGLSEFLAHDAIPLAGDTWPVDLKFSKKISSPNPPDLSDNMLINGEDEPVGIKKNDFESCNNRNKEHYSEVLRKLCRLTEEDVKESRWVMKNTFDSECLEEMFTEFGQHILDLLLCQVVEELAESHMEEF from the exons ATGAGTCACTCACATAACTCAGGTTCTGGGTGCTTTTCAGGCATAGTACGTCTTCTTCTATGCAGAGGCAGTCACCAAACACACCCATCAGATCAGAGAGTAGAGCCCATCACTCCAGAGTTCTTCAATCATGTAAAGAAAGATCCGAAAACTGGTATTGATGCTAATGTTGAAGCTCCAGGCAGTACCACGCCAGGTGTGGTGGCTAGGTTAATGGGGTTAGATTCATTGCCAGATACCAACCGGGTTCCACGAGGAAGGAGTAACCCAGAGTCGGTCACAAGAAGTAGGTCAGTGAATTTTATGGATTACTTGCTCCAGTTGGATCTAGCACAAGCACAACATCGCCGAGTGAGAACATCAGTATCATTTCGTGAAGTGCCAGCGTTGATGAATCAAGAAAACCATGATGTGTACGTTCTTTACTTGGATGATCAAGACAAGAAACCTAAGAAAATGGGATCAAAACAGAGGAAATCTGAAGGGATCAGTTTTGGAGATCAGATGAAGCAGAAGAATTATGAAGAGCGAAGCAAGAACAAGGAGGGCATAGTTACAAGGGAAGGAGCAGTAAAGACGGAGAAGAATCGACATAACAACAACATGAAGGTTTCCACGTCAAAGAATGAGCCAAAGAGGGTGTCTAGTAGTAGACAATTTTCAAGTGTTGGTAATTGCGATGGTGTCCAATTTTCATCAGGCTTTGTCATGCCTCATAAAAAAGATGTTTGCAGAAAATCTCGAGAGAATCCAAGGGCAAGAAGTCCAGTGAAGAAGCCCGTAAATCAGAAGGAAGTATTGGTAGAATCAAAGTTCATGAAGAGGATAAAGAAACGGCAAGCATATAAAGACTCGCAGTCTGATTGTAGCTCAGAAGATTCAAGCACAATTTCTATTTTTGGTCTCAGTGAATTTTTGGCTCATGATGCAATACCTCTAGCTG GTGACACATGGCCTGTGGACTTGAAGTTCTCAAAGAAGATATCTTCACCAAATCCTCCAGATTTATCTGATAATATGCTGATCAATGGTGAAGATGAGCCAGTGGGgatcaagaaaaatgattttgaatcaTGTAATAATCGCAATAAGGAACATTACAGTGAAGTACTGAGAAAGCTCTGCAGGTTGACAGAGGAAGATGTCAAGGAGTCTAGATGGGTAATGAAGAACACGTTTGATTCTGAATGTCTTGAAGAGATGTTTACTGAGTTTGGGCAGCACATCCTTGATTTACTTCTATGCCAAGTAGTAGAAGAACTTGCTGAATCTCACATGGAAGAATTTTGA